Proteins found in one Brevibacillus brevis genomic segment:
- the rplO gene encoding 50S ribosomal protein L15, whose amino-acid sequence MKLHELQPAEGSRHTRKRIGRGIGSGTGKTAGKGHKGQNARSGGGVRPGFEGGQNPLYRRLPKRGFTNISRKEFAIVSLDALNRFEEGTVVTPELLKETGVISALRDGVKVLANGELTVKLTVKAHKFSGAAAEKIAQVGGTTEVI is encoded by the coding sequence ATGAAATTGCATGAACTGCAACCTGCAGAAGGATCCCGTCACACTCGTAAGCGCATCGGTCGCGGTATTGGTAGCGGTACTGGCAAAACTGCTGGTAAAGGTCACAAAGGTCAAAACGCTCGTTCCGGTGGCGGCGTACGCCCAGGTTTCGAGGGTGGTCAAAACCCATTGTACCGTCGTCTGCCTAAGCGTGGTTTCACTAACATTAGCCGCAAAGAATTTGCGATTGTTAGCTTGGACGCGCTGAACCGTTTCGAAGAGGGCACTGTAGTAACACCTGAGCTGTTGAAAGAAACTGGTGTTATCAGCGCGCTGCGCGACGGTGTTAAGGTTCTTGCTAACGGTGAACTGACTGTGAAGCTGACTGTAAAAGCTCACAAGTTCTCCGGAGCTGCTGCTGAGAAGATCGCACAAGTCGGTGGAACAACCGAGGTGATCTAA
- the secY gene encoding preprotein translocase subunit SecY, protein MLASLTNIFKISDLRRKILFTLMMLVVFRIGSYVPVPNVNVELFQQNTNQLLGLLNTFSGGALHNFSIFAMGIMPYITASIIMQLMSMDVVPKLTQWAREGEVGRRKIATVTRYATIILGLIQSVGMTIGFNNMAPGLLNDTSVSSYALIALTLTAGTAFMMWMGEQITEKGIGNGISILIVGGIVANIPQGITTIYTTQFADPSQNVFFSIVKVLLILLVILAIIVGVIFMQQGLRKIPVQYAKRVVGRKMYGGQSTHIPLKINSAGVIPVIFAVSLVMFPSTIAQFWVDASGQGFANWIYQNFQVNQPLGMTLYAILILGFTYFYTFVQINPVQMAENMRKNGGYIPGIRPGKNTEVFITRTLNRLTLAGALFLMIIAILPFFFGSLANLPQSIYIGGTSLLIVVGVSLDTMKQIESQMIKRHYQGFIK, encoded by the coding sequence ATGTTAGCGTCCTTAACTAACATTTTCAAAATTAGCGACCTTCGTCGCAAAATCCTTTTTACGCTTATGATGCTGGTCGTTTTCCGGATCGGAAGCTATGTGCCAGTTCCTAACGTAAATGTCGAGTTGTTTCAGCAGAATACAAACCAATTACTGGGCTTGTTAAACACCTTCTCAGGTGGAGCACTGCATAACTTCTCGATTTTTGCCATGGGTATCATGCCGTACATTACGGCATCGATTATCATGCAGCTGATGTCTATGGATGTTGTGCCTAAGCTTACGCAATGGGCTCGTGAAGGGGAAGTTGGCCGTCGCAAGATTGCCACCGTTACCCGTTACGCTACGATTATCCTTGGTTTGATTCAGTCTGTAGGGATGACGATTGGATTCAACAATATGGCGCCTGGTTTGCTGAACGACACTTCGGTTAGCAGCTATGCACTCATTGCGTTGACATTGACAGCTGGGACCGCATTCATGATGTGGATGGGGGAACAGATTACGGAGAAGGGTATCGGTAACGGGATTTCGATCCTGATCGTTGGCGGGATCGTCGCTAACATTCCGCAAGGGATTACGACGATTTACACAACACAGTTCGCTGACCCATCTCAAAACGTATTCTTCAGCATCGTCAAAGTTCTGCTTATCCTATTGGTGATCCTCGCCATTATTGTCGGGGTTATCTTTATGCAGCAAGGCCTTCGTAAGATTCCAGTGCAATATGCGAAACGAGTGGTTGGACGCAAAATGTACGGTGGTCAATCTACCCACATTCCACTGAAAATCAACTCTGCTGGTGTTATTCCTGTTATCTTTGCGGTATCGCTGGTAATGTTCCCGTCAACGATTGCTCAGTTCTGGGTGGATGCATCCGGTCAAGGATTTGCTAACTGGATTTATCAGAACTTCCAAGTCAACCAACCATTAGGAATGACGCTTTACGCTATCTTGATTCTCGGATTCACCTACTTCTACACATTCGTACAGATCAACCCTGTACAAATGGCAGAAAACATGAGAAAAAATGGCGGTTACATTCCTGGTATCCGACCTGGTAAAAACACTGAGGTATTCATTACTCGTACATTAAACCGGTTAACATTGGCGGGCGCTTTGTTCTTGATGATTATTGCGATTTTGCCATTCTTCTTCGGCAGTCTTGCAAACTTGCCACAATCCATTTACATCGGTGGTACATCGCTGTTGATCGTGGTTGGGGTAAGCTTGGATACAATGAAGCAGATTGAAAGTCAAATGATCAAACGCCACTACCAAGGGTTTATCAAGTAA
- a CDS encoding adenylate kinase, whose amino-acid sequence MNIILMGLPGAGKGTQAERIVKEFDIPHISTGDMFRAAVKNETPLGLEAKSYMDKGHLVPDEVVIGIVRERLSMDDCAKGFLLDGFPRTVPQAEALTATVKELGREIDHVININVQREQLIERLTGRWICPVCGASYHTMFNPPKEAGVCDKDGGKLYQREDDKIEVVTQRLDVNIAQTQPLIDYYSAQELLRDIDGEQDIQVVFAEIKSLLRG is encoded by the coding sequence GTGAACATAATTCTGATGGGACTGCCTGGAGCCGGTAAAGGGACACAGGCAGAACGTATCGTAAAAGAGTTTGACATCCCGCACATTTCGACTGGCGACATGTTCCGAGCTGCGGTCAAAAACGAAACGCCGCTCGGACTAGAGGCTAAATCCTACATGGATAAAGGACATCTCGTCCCAGACGAGGTCGTCATTGGTATTGTGCGGGAGCGCCTTTCGATGGATGACTGCGCAAAGGGATTCCTCTTAGATGGTTTTCCGCGCACAGTTCCTCAGGCGGAAGCGTTGACAGCTACAGTAAAAGAGCTGGGACGCGAAATTGACCATGTAATTAACATCAACGTTCAACGCGAGCAATTGATTGAACGTCTGACCGGTCGCTGGATCTGCCCTGTTTGCGGTGCTAGCTATCACACGATGTTCAATCCTCCAAAAGAGGCTGGCGTATGTGATAAAGATGGTGGTAAGCTGTATCAGCGTGAAGACGACAAGATCGAAGTGGTAACACAACGCCTTGACGTGAATATCGCTCAAACACAGCCACTTATCGACTACTACTCCGCACAGGAACTTCTGCGAGATATCGATGGAGAACAAGATATCCAGGTAGTGTTTGCGGAAATTAAGTCATTGTTGCGAGGGTAA
- the map gene encoding type I methionyl aminopeptidase yields the protein MIILKSKAELEVMREAGRIVALTHQELAKAIKPGVTTKQLDEIAETFIRSMGAIPSFKGYGGFPGSICASVNEELVHGIPGKRALQEGDIISIDIGAQFQGYHGDSAWTYPVGMISTENQMLLRVTEESLYKGLEKAVPGGRLSDISHAIQVHAEAAGFTLVREYVGHGIGQNLHEDPQVPNYGPPDRGPRLKPGMVLAIEPMVNAGERYVRTLEDNWTVVTVDRKTCAHFEHTIAITEDGYEIFTRT from the coding sequence ATGATTATCCTAAAGTCGAAAGCAGAACTTGAGGTTATGCGCGAAGCTGGTCGTATCGTCGCACTCACCCATCAAGAACTGGCCAAGGCGATCAAGCCTGGTGTCACGACGAAGCAGCTAGACGAAATTGCCGAGACCTTTATTCGAAGCATGGGAGCAATTCCATCGTTTAAAGGCTATGGTGGCTTTCCAGGAAGTATCTGTGCTTCAGTCAATGAAGAACTCGTACACGGGATCCCAGGTAAACGGGCGTTACAAGAAGGAGACATTATCAGTATCGACATTGGTGCCCAGTTTCAGGGTTACCATGGCGACTCCGCTTGGACGTATCCGGTCGGTATGATTTCAACAGAAAACCAGATGCTGCTCAGAGTAACGGAAGAGTCGTTGTACAAGGGGCTTGAAAAAGCTGTTCCGGGTGGACGCTTATCCGACATCTCTCATGCGATTCAGGTTCATGCAGAAGCTGCCGGCTTCACACTCGTTCGCGAGTATGTGGGGCATGGGATCGGGCAAAACTTGCACGAAGATCCGCAGGTTCCTAATTACGGCCCTCCTGATCGAGGACCGCGGTTAAAACCAGGCATGGTGTTGGCAATTGAGCCAATGGTAAATGCCGGCGAACGTTATGTCCGCACATTGGAGGACAATTGGACGGTAGTAACAGTGGATCGGAAAACTTGTGCTCATTTTGAACACACCATCGCGATTACGGAAGATGGCTATGAGATTTTTACACGGACATAA
- the infA gene encoding translation initiation factor IF-1 — protein MAKDDVIEVEGTVIEPLPNAMFRVELENGHKVLAHVSGKIRMHFIRILPGDKVTVELSPYDLTRGRITYRYK, from the coding sequence ATGGCAAAAGATGATGTAATTGAGGTGGAAGGTACGGTAATCGAACCTTTGCCAAATGCTATGTTTCGAGTAGAATTAGAGAATGGACATAAAGTCCTCGCTCACGTCTCTGGAAAAATCCGCATGCACTTTATCCGTATCCTGCCGGGGGATAAAGTAACTGTTGAACTGTCGCCGTACGACTTAACCCGCGGACGTATTACGTACCGCTATAAATAG